A window of the Sphingobium sp. CAP-1 genome harbors these coding sequences:
- the rpmA gene encoding 50S ribosomal protein L27, with the protein MAHKKAGGSSRNGRDSESKRLGVKKFGGQDVIGGNIIIRQRGTRVYPGRNVGMGKDHTLFALGEGKVVFHTGKLGRKYVSVDALAAAAE; encoded by the coding sequence ATGGCACATAAGAAAGCTGGCGGTTCGTCGCGTAACGGTCGCGATTCTGAGTCGAAGCGCCTTGGCGTGAAGAAGTTCGGCGGTCAGGACGTGATCGGCGGCAACATCATCATTCGCCAGCGCGGCACCCGCGTCTATCCGGGCCGCAATGTTGGCATGGGCAAGGATCACACCCTCTTCGCGCTCGGCGAAGGCAAGGTGGTGTTCCACACCGGCAAGCTCGGCCGCAAATATGTGTCGGTAGACGCGCTGGCCGCAGCCGCAGAATAA
- the rplU gene encoding 50S ribosomal protein L21 → MFAIVRTGGKQYRVAAGDKIVVEKLAGEAGDKVTLDDVLLAGEGGELKDAAKLTVAAEIIAQAKGEKVIVFKKRRRHNYRRKNGHRQNHTILKIVSIA, encoded by the coding sequence ATGTTCGCTATCGTGCGCACAGGCGGCAAGCAGTATCGCGTCGCCGCCGGAGACAAGATCGTCGTTGAAAAGCTGGCTGGCGAAGCCGGCGACAAGGTGACGCTGGACGATGTCCTGCTGGCCGGTGAAGGCGGCGAACTGAAGGACGCGGCCAAGCTGACCGTCGCAGCCGAAATCATCGCGCAGGCGAAGGGCGAGAAGGTCATCGTCTTTAAGAAGCGCCGCCGCCACAATTATCGCCGCAAGAACGGTCATCGCCAGAATCACACGATCCTGAAGATCGTGTCGATCGCCTGA
- the ybaL gene encoding YbaL family putative K(+) efflux transporter — protein MPHHTPLIGTIVAGLVVAFIMGAIAHRLKLSPLVGYLVAGIMVGPFTPGFVADAGLANELAEIGVILLMFGVGLHFSLKDLLSVKAIAVPGALVQIAVATLLGMGLAHFMGWSLMGGLVFGLALSVASTVVLLRALQGADLVETRRGRIAIGWLIVEDLVMVLALVLLPALASVMNGAEGAGAAALIGPLLGTLLKVVGFVAVMLIVGRRVIPWALHWVVHTGSRELFRLAVLAIALGVAFGAALAFDVSFALGAFFAGMILGETPLSRRATEETLPLRDAFAVLFFVSVGMLFNPSIVVEQPLPLLATILIIVIGKSIAAWGIVRAFGHPNVTALTIAASLAQIGEFSFILASLGTGLGVLPEDARGLILAGAMASIFLNPILFSIIVRDRKDEDESANAPPPSPRIGHTILVGYGRVGKLIAARLAARGVPFVVVEGDAEKAEEAAQAGLSVVKGNALEDRHLVAAGIGEARHLLIAVPEGFEGGAIHDHARHLNDRVQVIARAHSDAEVAHLEGLGVPHVVMGERELAARMLTLCGVG, from the coding sequence ATGCCCCATCACACCCCTTTGATCGGCACCATCGTCGCCGGCCTTGTCGTTGCTTTCATCATGGGCGCGATTGCCCATCGTCTCAAACTTTCGCCGCTGGTGGGCTATCTCGTCGCCGGCATCATGGTCGGTCCCTTCACCCCCGGCTTCGTCGCGGACGCGGGGCTTGCCAATGAACTGGCCGAAATCGGCGTCATCCTGCTGATGTTCGGCGTCGGCCTGCATTTTTCGCTGAAGGATCTGCTGTCGGTAAAGGCCATCGCGGTCCCCGGCGCGCTGGTCCAGATCGCGGTCGCCACGCTGCTCGGCATGGGCCTTGCCCATTTCATGGGCTGGTCCCTGATGGGCGGGCTGGTATTCGGCCTTGCTTTGTCGGTCGCCAGCACCGTCGTCCTGCTGCGCGCGCTACAAGGCGCGGATCTGGTCGAGACGCGGCGCGGGCGAATCGCGATCGGCTGGCTGATCGTCGAGGATCTGGTGATGGTTCTCGCCCTTGTCCTGCTGCCCGCGCTGGCCAGCGTGATGAACGGGGCGGAAGGGGCAGGGGCCGCCGCCCTGATCGGGCCGCTGCTCGGCACCTTGCTCAAGGTGGTGGGCTTCGTCGCGGTGATGCTGATCGTGGGTCGCCGCGTCATCCCCTGGGCGCTGCACTGGGTCGTCCACACCGGATCGCGCGAGCTGTTCCGCCTTGCCGTCCTGGCCATCGCGCTGGGTGTCGCTTTCGGCGCGGCGCTGGCCTTTGACGTGTCCTTCGCGCTCGGCGCTTTCTTCGCCGGCATGATCCTGGGCGAAACCCCGCTCAGCCGCCGCGCGACCGAAGAGACGCTTCCCTTGCGCGACGCCTTCGCTGTCCTTTTCTTCGTGTCGGTCGGGATGCTGTTCAATCCCTCGATCGTGGTGGAACAGCCGTTGCCGTTGCTCGCCACCATCCTCATCATCGTCATCGGCAAGTCGATCGCCGCCTGGGGCATCGTCCGCGCTTTCGGCCATCCCAATGTCACTGCGCTGACCATCGCCGCCAGCCTCGCCCAGATCGGCGAATTTTCCTTCATCCTGGCCTCGCTCGGCACCGGGCTGGGCGTCCTGCCGGAGGATGCCCGCGGCCTGATCCTCGCCGGTGCGATGGCGTCCATCTTCCTCAACCCCATCCTCTTCTCGATCATCGTGCGCGACCGCAAGGATGAGGATGAGTCGGCAAATGCGCCGCCGCCATCGCCCCGCATCGGCCATACCATCCTCGTCGGCTATGGCCGTGTCGGCAAGCTGATCGCCGCGCGCCTCGCCGCACGCGGCGTGCCCTTCGTGGTGGTCGAAGGCGATGCGGAAAAGGCGGAGGAGGCCGCACAGGCCGGCCTGTCGGTGGTCAAGGGCAATGCGCTGGAGGACCGGCATCTGGTCGCCGCCGGCATCGGCGAGGCGCGCCATCTGCTGATCGCGGTGCCGGAGGGTTTTGAGGGCGGTGCGATCCACGACCATGCGCGCCATCTGAACGACAGGGTGCAGGTCATCGCCCGCGCGCACAGCGATGCGGAGGTCGCGCATCTGGAGGGGCTGGGCGTCCCCCATGTCGTCATGGGCGAACGCGAACTAGCGGCGCGAATGCTGACGCTCTGCGGCGTGGGATAA
- a CDS encoding DEAD/DEAH box helicase, whose protein sequence is MAFEHLPALLSQALTAKGYEALTPVQSEVTQAEAHGRDLLVSAQTGSGKTVAFGLAMAGELLGDGDRLPVAGLPMALVIAPTRELALQVSRELEWLYGAARARIATCVGGMDAAKERRALSHGAHIVVGTPGRLRDHLERGALDLSALRTVVLDEADEMLDMGFREDLEAILDSAPEERRTMMFSATMPKPIVAMARRYQNDALRISTMSEERGHGDISYQALTVAPSDIENAVVNLLRYHEAETAILFCATRDNVRHLHSSLTERGFAAVALSGEHSQNERNHALQALRDKRARVCVATDVAARGIDLPSLTLVVHVELPRDAETMQHRSGRTGRAGKKGTAVLIVPYPRRRRVESMLRGAKIPVEWGTPPSKEAILEQDNLRLRSTLMEKAELDEADWTLGAELLAEKSAKEIAAMLVRSARAALPAPEELLDGSEAPARRDGPRPGFEDTQWFRMDIGRRQNADPRWILPLICRRGHVSRQDIGAIRITTNETMFEIPRAIASKFIAAVKRSGEANDEGADVAFEMIDGAPREEARENRRQLRPSNDARPNRSGPPRGGPGGGRPHSPRPFKGAGAGGPRKGPPRSRG, encoded by the coding sequence ATGGCATTTGAACATCTCCCCGCCCTTCTGTCGCAGGCGCTGACCGCCAAGGGCTATGAAGCGCTGACCCCGGTGCAGTCCGAAGTGACGCAGGCGGAAGCGCACGGCCGCGACCTGCTGGTGTCGGCACAGACCGGATCGGGCAAGACCGTCGCCTTCGGCCTGGCCATGGCGGGCGAATTGCTGGGTGACGGCGACCGCCTGCCGGTGGCCGGTCTGCCGATGGCGCTGGTGATCGCGCCGACGCGCGAACTGGCGTTGCAGGTCAGCCGCGAGCTGGAATGGCTCTATGGCGCGGCCCGCGCCCGCATCGCGACCTGTGTTGGCGGCATGGACGCCGCAAAAGAGCGCCGCGCCCTGTCGCACGGCGCGCATATCGTGGTCGGCACGCCGGGCCGCCTGCGCGACCATCTGGAGCGCGGCGCACTGGACCTGTCGGCGCTGCGGACTGTGGTGCTGGACGAGGCGGACGAGATGCTGGACATGGGTTTCCGCGAGGATCTGGAAGCCATTCTCGACAGTGCGCCCGAAGAACGCCGCACCATGATGTTTTCCGCCACCATGCCCAAGCCCATCGTGGCGATGGCCAGGCGCTACCAGAATGATGCGCTGCGCATTTCGACCATGAGCGAGGAGCGCGGCCATGGCGACATCAGCTATCAGGCGCTGACGGTCGCGCCGTCGGACATCGAAAATGCGGTGGTCAACCTGCTGCGCTATCATGAGGCGGAAACCGCGATCCTGTTCTGCGCGACGCGCGACAATGTGCGCCACCTGCATAGCAGCCTGACCGAGCGCGGCTTTGCCGCCGTCGCGCTGTCGGGCGAACATAGCCAGAATGAGCGCAACCATGCGTTGCAGGCACTGCGCGACAAGCGCGCGCGGGTCTGCGTCGCCACCGATGTCGCCGCGCGCGGCATCGATCTGCCCAGCCTGACGCTGGTCGTCCATGTCGAACTGCCGCGCGACGCCGAAACGATGCAGCACCGGTCGGGCCGCACCGGCCGCGCCGGCAAGAAGGGGACGGCGGTGCTGATCGTGCCCTATCCGCGCCGCCGCCGCGTCGAATCGATGCTGCGCGGGGCGAAGATCCCGGTCGAATGGGGCACCCCGCCGAGCAAGGAAGCGATCCTGGAGCAGGATAATCTGCGCCTGCGATCGACCCTGATGGAGAAGGCGGAACTGGACGAGGCCGACTGGACGCTGGGCGCCGAACTGCTGGCCGAAAAATCCGCCAAGGAGATCGCGGCGATGCTGGTGCGCAGCGCCCGCGCCGCCCTGCCCGCGCCGGAGGAGCTGCTGGACGGCAGCGAAGCGCCCGCCCGCCGCGACGGGCCGCGTCCGGGGTTCGAGGATACCCAGTGGTTCCGCATGGACATCGGCCGGCGGCAAAATGCCGATCCGCGCTGGATATTGCCGCTGATCTGCCGTCGCGGTCATGTGTCGCGTCAGGATATCGGCGCGATCCGCATCACGACGAACGAGACGATGTTCGAAATCCCGCGCGCCATCGCGTCGAAGTTCATCGCGGCGGTGAAGCGCAGCGGCGAAGCCAATGACGAGGGTGCGGACGTTGCGTTCGAGATGATCGACGGCGCACCGCGCGAGGAAGCGCGGGAAAATCGGCGCCAGTTGCGCCCTTCCAACGACGCGCGGCCCAACCGCAGCGGCCCGCCCCGTGGCGGCCCCGGCGGCGGGCGTCCGCACAGCCCGCGCCCGTTCAAGGGTGCTGGCGCCGGCGGCCCGCGCAAGGGTCCGCCCCGCTCGCGCGGCTGA
- the rplA gene encoding 50S ribosomal protein L1 gives MAKQTKKAKALAAAINKDKLHGVDEALGLIKTHATAKFDESVEIAINLGVDPRHADQMVRGVVTLPAGTGKDVRVAVFARNDKAQQALDAGADIVGAEDLLESIQAGNIDFQRVIATPDMMGLVGRLGKVLGPKGLMPNPKLGTVTPNVAEAVKAAKGGQIEFRVEKAGIIHAGLGKSSFSAADLRKNFDAFVDAIVKAKPSGSKGKYVRKIALSSSMGPGVKVDVAEVASI, from the coding sequence ATGGCAAAGCAGACCAAGAAGGCGAAGGCTCTCGCCGCCGCGATCAACAAGGACAAGCTGCACGGCGTTGACGAAGCGCTGGGCCTGATCAAGACCCACGCGACCGCCAAGTTCGACGAAAGCGTCGAAATCGCGATCAACCTGGGCGTCGATCCGCGTCATGCCGACCAGATGGTCCGTGGCGTCGTCACCCTGCCCGCCGGCACCGGCAAGGACGTTCGCGTCGCCGTGTTCGCCCGCAACGACAAGGCCCAGCAGGCGCTCGACGCCGGCGCCGACATCGTGGGCGCCGAGGACCTGCTCGAATCGATCCAGGCCGGCAACATCGACTTCCAGCGCGTGATCGCCACCCCCGACATGATGGGTCTGGTGGGTCGCCTGGGTAAGGTGCTTGGCCCCAAGGGTCTGATGCCGAACCCGAAGCTGGGCACCGTGACGCCGAACGTCGCCGAAGCCGTGAAGGCCGCCAAGGGTGGCCAGATCGAATTCCGCGTCGAAAAGGCCGGCATCATCCACGCTGGTCTGGGCAAGTCGAGCTTCTCGGCCGCAGACCTGCGCAAGAATTTCGACGCCTTCGTCGATGCGATCGTCAAGGCCAAGCCTTCGGGCTCGAAGGGCAAATATGTCCGCAAGATCGCCCTGTCGTCCTCGATGGGTCCGGGCGTGAAGGTCGACGTGGCGGAAGTCGCCTCGATCTGA
- the rplK gene encoding 50S ribosomal protein L11 has translation MAKKITGYIKLQVPAGDAKPAPPIGPALGQRGVNIMEFCKAFNAQTASMDKGTPLPTIITVYADRSFTFTTKQPPATFLIKKAINLKSGSKEPGKVVAGKITRAQLAEIAQAKMVDLNANDIDAATKIIEGSARAMGLDVVEG, from the coding sequence ATGGCCAAGAAGATTACGGGCTATATCAAACTCCAGGTGCCCGCTGGAGACGCCAAGCCCGCCCCGCCGATCGGCCCTGCCCTGGGTCAGCGCGGCGTGAACATCATGGAATTCTGTAAGGCGTTCAACGCCCAGACGGCCAGCATGGACAAGGGCACCCCGCTGCCCACCATCATCACCGTCTATGCGGACCGCAGCTTCACCTTCACCACGAAGCAGCCGCCGGCCACCTTCCTGATCAAGAAGGCGATCAACCTGAAGTCGGGTTCCAAGGAACCGGGCAAGGTCGTCGCCGGCAAGATCACCCGCGCGCAGCTCGCCGAAATCGCCCAGGCCAAGATGGTTGACCTGAACGCGAACGACATCGACGCAGCGACGAAGATCATCGAAGGCTCCGCCCGCGCGATGGGCCTCGACGTGGTGGAGGGCTAA
- the nusG gene encoding transcription termination/antitermination protein NusG, translating into MARWYIIHAYSGFENKVKESILSEAERMGLSQLVEQVEVPTETVTEVKRGKKVQVERKFMPGYVLAKLSMNDDIYHLVKNTPKVTGFLGSSGKPQAISEADAARYFGAQKEAEAAPKHKVNVDYEIGDSVKVLDGPFASFNGLVEELDFEKNRVKVSVSIFGRATPVELDFEQVELSK; encoded by the coding sequence ATGGCGCGCTGGTACATCATCCACGCCTATTCGGGCTTCGAGAACAAGGTCAAGGAATCGATCCTGTCCGAAGCCGAGCGCATGGGCCTCTCCCAACTGGTTGAGCAGGTGGAAGTCCCCACCGAAACCGTGACCGAAGTGAAGCGCGGCAAGAAGGTGCAGGTCGAGCGCAAGTTCATGCCCGGCTATGTCCTCGCCAAGCTCAGCATGAACGACGACATTTATCACCTGGTCAAGAACACGCCCAAGGTGACGGGTTTCCTGGGATCGAGCGGCAAGCCGCAGGCGATCAGCGAAGCCGACGCCGCCCGCTATTTCGGCGCCCAGAAGGAAGCCGAGGCCGCGCCCAAGCACAAGGTCAATGTCGATTACGAGATTGGCGACAGCGTCAAGGTGCTGGACGGCCCCTTCGCCAGCTTCAACGGCCTGGTCGAGGAACTGGATTTCGAAAAGAACCGGGTCAAGGTGTCGGTGTCGATCTTCGGCCGCGCCACCCCGGTCGAGCTGGATTTCGAACAGGTCGAACTGTCGAAATAA
- the secE gene encoding preprotein translocase subunit SecE, translating into MAKVSPGEFVNQVQTEAKKIVWPTGRETVMTGVMVVIMTTLLGLFFFGIDTFFGAIVQWLLGVAAGQA; encoded by the coding sequence ATGGCGAAGGTTTCCCCCGGCGAATTCGTCAATCAGGTGCAGACCGAAGCGAAGAAGATCGTATGGCCGACCGGCCGCGAGACGGTGATGACCGGCGTGATGGTCGTGATCATGACGACGCTGCTGGGCCTCTTCTTCTTCGGCATCGACACCTTCTTCGGCGCGATCGTCCAGTGGCTGCTGGGCGTCGCGGCGGGCCAGGCCTGA
- a CDS encoding YihY/virulence factor BrkB family protein: protein MAERIAQQVHVDAPWKIPPRAWWEILKRVYTAISANHIGLLAAGVAYYAFLSIAPLFGAVALTYGLFGDPQLVARHMQAIITVVPADAAHLINEQLLGVVSAAKPAIGVGLFAALALAVYGATRAASAIMEALNIVYGQREGRNIFAFYRVSMGITFSAVLVVVAGVFTATIIGLLQKWLTGWGPGALFAIKAVTWISAGLLASIIFGLIYRFGPNRRRAQWQWLTVGSVTATLFWLLVTLGVSYYVATFGNYNKTYGSLGAVVVLQLWLFASAYVVLLGAQINAEAERQTSADTQVAEPIAKAA from the coding sequence ATGGCCGAGAGAATAGCGCAGCAGGTACATGTCGATGCGCCGTGGAAAATCCCGCCGCGCGCCTGGTGGGAAATATTGAAGCGGGTCTATACCGCGATTTCCGCCAATCATATCGGCCTGCTGGCAGCGGGCGTGGCCTATTATGCCTTTCTGTCGATCGCGCCGCTGTTCGGCGCGGTGGCGCTGACCTACGGGCTGTTCGGCGATCCGCAACTGGTGGCGCGGCATATGCAGGCGATCATCACCGTGGTCCCGGCCGACGCCGCGCACCTTATCAACGAACAGTTGCTGGGCGTGGTGAGCGCGGCCAAGCCCGCGATCGGCGTCGGCCTGTTCGCGGCGCTGGCGCTGGCCGTCTATGGCGCGACCCGTGCGGCGTCGGCGATCATGGAAGCGCTCAATATCGTCTATGGACAGCGGGAGGGGCGCAACATCTTCGCCTTCTACCGGGTGTCGATGGGCATCACCTTTTCCGCCGTGCTGGTGGTGGTTGCGGGCGTGTTCACCGCAACGATCATCGGCCTGCTGCAAAAATGGCTGACAGGCTGGGGACCGGGCGCGCTGTTCGCGATCAAGGCGGTAACATGGATCAGCGCCGGATTGCTGGCCAGCATCATCTTCGGCCTGATCTACCGTTTCGGCCCCAACCGGCGACGGGCGCAATGGCAATGGCTGACGGTGGGATCGGTGACGGCGACTCTGTTCTGGCTGCTGGTGACGCTGGGCGTGTCCTATTATGTCGCCACCTTCGGCAATTATAACAAGACCTACGGATCGCTGGGCGCGGTGGTGGTGCTGCAACTGTGGCTGTTCGCGTCGGCCTATGTCGTGTTGCTGGGCGCGCAGATCAACGCCGAGGCCGAGCGCCAGACCAGCGCGGACACGCAAGTCGCGGAGCCAATTGCAAAAGCCGCATAA
- a CDS encoding excalibur calcium-binding domain-containing protein has product MTGRGYSIKLALAAIIVGGIGGVSLRTVTSASEVAPPSVEPAPWRPTRNTIRPDQPMSAEELDRQQPDSGAPARSAPPVKQAAAPATGSGWSYRGCREARAAGAAPLYRGQPGYGTHMDGDGDGIACEPYHGG; this is encoded by the coding sequence ATGACGGGCAGGGGCTATTCGATCAAGCTGGCGCTGGCGGCAATTATCGTGGGCGGCATTGGCGGCGTTTCGTTACGCACCGTGACCAGCGCGTCCGAGGTAGCGCCCCCATCGGTCGAACCTGCACCATGGCGGCCGACGCGCAACACGATTCGTCCCGACCAGCCCATGTCGGCGGAGGAACTGGATCGCCAGCAACCGGATAGCGGCGCACCTGCGCGATCCGCGCCGCCGGTCAAGCAGGCCGCGGCCCCAGCAACCGGATCAGGCTGGTCCTATCGCGGTTGCCGGGAAGCGCGAGCGGCGGGCGCGGCCCCGCTCTATCGCGGTCAGCCGGGCTATGGCACGCATATGGATGGCGATGGCGACGGCATCGCCTGCGAACCCTATCACGGCGGCTGA
- a CDS encoding dihydroorotase has product MTEFYWDASRVTKSIAIINGRLADPVGEALTPGVVLIEGDRIVAAGDIAVPADAQTIDAGGLVVAPGLIDLGVFATDKPAFHFGGITRAALMPDQRAPLDEVGLIREATRAGKPDFWVHPIAAATRGLKGAEMAEIGLMQMAGAKAVGTGRQWIADSGVMLRVLSYASGLGLTVIAHAEDGGLTAKAVATSGETATRLGLPHAPACAEAMGIARDLMLVRQTGAAIHFRLVTTRAGFDLIRAAKAEGLKVTCGISPAYLCLNDQAVTDFRTFARLSPPLRDERDRQASVAAVADGTIDVITSSHDPRGPEDKRLPFADASPGMAGAETLLALALNLVRDGYVSMGRLMTLLSANPAKILGVDAGSFAPGSAADLIFIDPDAPWIVDSARMAAAAGNTPFDRLPVQGRARRIMKGGAFL; this is encoded by the coding sequence ATGACGGAGTTTTATTGGGATGCGTCGCGCGTGACTAAATCAATTGCCATCATCAATGGCCGGCTGGCCGATCCGGTGGGCGAGGCGCTGACACCGGGCGTCGTGCTGATCGAGGGCGACCGGATCGTCGCGGCGGGCGATATTGCCGTGCCGGCCGATGCGCAGACGATCGATGCGGGCGGGCTGGTGGTCGCGCCGGGCCTGATCGATCTGGGCGTGTTCGCCACCGACAAGCCAGCCTTTCATTTCGGCGGGATCACGCGCGCGGCGCTGATGCCCGACCAGCGCGCGCCGCTGGACGAGGTGGGGCTGATCCGCGAAGCGACACGGGCCGGCAAGCCCGATTTCTGGGTCCACCCGATCGCGGCGGCGACGCGCGGCCTCAAGGGCGCGGAAATGGCCGAGATCGGCCTGATGCAGATGGCGGGCGCGAAGGCGGTCGGCACCGGGCGCCAGTGGATCGCCGATTCGGGCGTGATGCTGCGCGTTCTGTCCTATGCCAGTGGCCTCGGCCTGACGGTGATCGCCCATGCCGAGGATGGCGGGCTGACGGCGAAGGCGGTGGCGACCAGCGGCGAGACGGCGACGCGGCTGGGCCTGCCCCATGCGCCCGCCTGTGCCGAGGCGATGGGAATCGCGCGCGACCTGATGCTGGTGCGGCAGACCGGTGCGGCGATCCATTTCCGGCTGGTGACGACGCGCGCGGGGTTCGACCTGATCCGCGCCGCCAAAGCGGAGGGGCTGAAGGTCACATGCGGCATCAGCCCGGCCTATCTGTGCCTGAACGATCAGGCGGTGACGGATTTCCGCACCTTCGCCCGCCTGTCCCCGCCGCTGCGCGACGAGCGCGACCGGCAGGCGAGCGTGGCGGCGGTGGCGGACGGCACCATCGATGTCATCACATCCAGCCATGATCCGCGCGGGCCGGAGGACAAGCGCCTGCCCTTCGCCGACGCGTCGCCCGGCATGGCGGGAGCCGAGACGCTGCTGGCGCTGGCGCTCAATCTGGTGCGCGACGGATATGTGTCGATGGGGCGGCTGATGACGCTGCTCAGCGCCAATCCGGCGAAGATATTGGGCGTCGATGCGGGCAGCTTCGCGCCCGGCAGCGCGGCGGACCTGATCTTCATCGATCCCGACGCGCCGTGGATCGTGGACAGCGCCAGGATGGCGGCGGCGGCGGGCAATACCCCGTTCGACCGGCTGCCGGTGCAGGGCCGCGCGCGTCGGATCATGAAGGGCGGGGCGTTTCTGTAA
- a CDS encoding aspartate carbamoyltransferase catalytic subunit: protein MPDIFIPDATPDLTGRALFPHRHLLSIADLKPWEIRFLLDEAESWAQANKGRARKHDDRLAGMTQINAFFENSTRTLLSFEIAGKRLGADVVNMAAATSSVKKGETLIDTAMTLNAMAADVIVIRHASSGAVRLIADKVDCPVLNAGDGWHQHPTQALLDALTIRRRKGGFEGLVVAICGDVLHSRVARSNMLCLAALGAQVRAVAPPTLLPPEVEMLGATPFTRMDEGLDGADVVMMLRLQNERMDGAFIPSAREYHALYGLTPERLAIAKPDALVMHPGPMNRGVEISSSVADHPERSAITEQVAMGVAVRMACLDVLTRGARGVEGWS from the coding sequence ATGCCTGACATCTTCATTCCCGACGCGACCCCCGATCTGACCGGCCGGGCGTTGTTTCCGCACCGGCATCTTCTGTCCATCGCGGATCTGAAGCCATGGGAAATCCGCTTCCTGCTGGACGAGGCCGAAAGCTGGGCGCAGGCGAACAAGGGCCGGGCGCGCAAGCATGACGACCGGCTGGCGGGGATGACGCAGATCAACGCCTTTTTCGAGAATAGCACGCGCACCCTGTTGTCTTTCGAGATCGCCGGCAAGCGGCTGGGCGCGGACGTGGTCAATATGGCGGCGGCGACTTCGAGCGTGAAGAAGGGCGAAACGCTGATCGACACGGCGATGACGCTCAATGCCATGGCCGCCGATGTGATCGTGATCCGCCATGCCAGTTCGGGCGCGGTGCGGCTGATCGCGGACAAGGTAGACTGCCCGGTGCTGAACGCGGGCGACGGCTGGCACCAGCATCCGACGCAGGCTTTGCTCGACGCGCTGACCATCCGCCGCCGCAAGGGCGGGTTCGAGGGGCTGGTGGTCGCGATCTGCGGCGATGTGCTGCATAGCCGGGTGGCGCGGTCGAACATGCTGTGTCTGGCCGCACTGGGCGCGCAGGTGCGCGCGGTGGCCCCGCCGACCCTGCTGCCGCCCGAAGTCGAGATGCTGGGGGCGACGCCCTTTACCCGGATGGACGAAGGGCTGGACGGCGCGGACGTGGTGATGATGCTGCGGCTTCAGAATGAGCGGATGGACGGCGCCTTCATCCCGTCGGCGCGCGAATATCATGCGCTTTACGGCCTGACGCCCGAACGGCTGGCCATCGCCAAGCCCGATGCGCTGGTGATGCACCCCGGCCCGATGAACCGGGGGGTGGAGATCAGCAGCAGCGTGGCCGATCATCCCGAACGATCCGCCATCACCGAACAGGTGGCGATGGGCGTGGCGGTGCGGATGGCGTGCCTGGACGTGCTGACGCGCGGCGCGCGGGGCGTGGAGGGATGGTCTTGA